The sequence GCGGAAGTTGGCTCTAAGCTGAGTAAGGGGACCAGATCGAGAGAAAGGCAGGCTTCCTGTACTTTTCATGCAGAAATTGAATAGTTACACTTTTTTCAAAGCTGTCTCTCCATGAAAGGTGCACCAGGCTGCTTCCCTTTACATCCCATTGCTTTGGGGCCAACTGCTCTCCCCTCaatactcttcccaggccacacacctcaGTGGTCCAGTTCCAGGCCCTCTTCGGGTCCTTTTGTCTTGCTGGAATGTGTCTGAATTGtagcaatgcctcttgcttgccttgaaTTGAGATTTCTATGTTGGGGGAGGGGATATGGAAACCTTTCATTCTTGTGTGTGTCAAGAATGTAGCCTGATGCATAAtagtaagagtcacatccattgctctggccACTTTCTTTTACTTCTTGCCCAGCCCATCTCAGGCATTCAGCCTCCAGATGGTTGCCCATAAGGGAATAgaaagttcctcacccctggtctaCGGCTAGGTATgagcagaactttttttttttttaaacccatcaGAAATAGACCATCAATCATGTATCCTAAATCCCCATGTTCAGGAAAATCTGTTAGTGCCCCTTTTCCTCTAGAGCAGAAgtagggaacctgtagccctccacatgctgtttgactccaactccatccactcagccagcagagccaaatggtcaggaatgttgggagttgtagttcagcaacctctggagggtcagGGGCCAGAGGGTTCCCTATTCCTGCTCTACAACTTTGATGTCAAATGAAGGATTGCTAGGCTGGAGTTACAGCTAGTAATTCCAAATGGAGTTCCACTTAATACTtgtaagcagtgttagaaactcagatatgaaAACTAGGAACTAAACggtaccttaaacctaggttatgggtgcaacaacagaatgtctgggtgtgcttttttataacaagaatacagtgctgaaaatgaatgaactgcggcTAAAATATTACAttgatttttcacatggtctgggcctttctctgcccaccccctaatattcttaatagggtctcttctccagtcttcaaagagtagtcagaagtggggaggcagaaaaaggtcctcctttccttccactctgctgttttaatctgaaatcttagttgtggtactgcgcccagagctcggAAACTGCTCATgcaaatgaaattccctgtcgcaaaatgcgcctagaacaatgggagtttcaaacactacTTGTAAACAGAACATGGCTTGGAAATGGATGCCAGGATATAAAGAAAGGGGAGTAGAGTAAGCTTAGTTCAGTCCAGCTGGTTgacagtgggggtggggtgaatgAGAGACCCACACATCATATTTATAATTTTAGGCCGGTAGCTTTATTAGCACAGAATTGTTATAAGAAgtcagttttaaaatacagtaagcctgcaacttatgcaGGAGTTATGTGCCAGGTTTCACACCTAAAGCGAAAATCATGTATACTGCAGTAAAaatccattgggttcaatggtggatgAGGTTGCCCaagtcatttttcctggaaccctgctatctatctatccacctgctatctatccatccatctatcgccacatgtgtaaagctgaatgcacacaagatAGATGCATGTTGCCACCTTACAGTACTTTCTGGCTTACCGTAATTTCCATGTTCCTTGTAGGTTTCTGTTCTTCAGTCAACAAACGATTCTTCAAGAAAGATTTGTGTTGCCAACACCCACCTATACTGGCACCCAAAAGGTAATTCTGTTAACAATACAATGAACCATTCTAGGGTATATTTTGGGCCCTGGGGTGGgttataaattcaatatatttatgtatttcagTATTTCTAGTCCACATTTTCATAAAAAATACAGCATGTgttaaacaacaaacaaaattaCAATGCCATCAGTAAAAGCTGGGGGGGGTGGGGTAGAATCCATGTTTCAAAGACCTGTCTGAATATCATATTTTTCTGGAGACGTATAAAAGTAGGCAGGAATGATTCCTGATgtggggaaccgccagaagtgtCCAAGCAGAGGATCTCAGTGGTCACAGTACTAAgagcccaagttgtttagggctttgtgaacTAGCACAAGAACCTTGACTCTGGCCCAGtagcaaactggcaaccagtgcaacaCTCTCCTGTGAACAGCTGCTGCATTAGTTGCAATTTCCAGCTCAGATGCACGGGCAGCTCCACATAAAGCAAGTCTTGGGGTTATCAAGTAGTAATACATATGCAATGTGTGAATCCTTTCATGAGAGCTGTTGACTGAACTGACAATCCTGAGTAGCCTCAATAAGGAAAATGCTTCCTAGCCTAATTGCTGGACAAATGTGTGTAAttccaaaggaaaagaaatacagtggtaccttggttcccgaatggtttagttgtcaaacaaatctgctcccgaacgccacaagcccagaagtaagtgttccggtttgcaaatgtttttcggaagccgaacgtccgaggCGGCTTCTGactgagtacaggaagctcctgcagccaaatggaagctgcaccttggtttttgaacggtttcaggagtcgaacggactcccagaatggattaagttcaagaaccaaggtactccTGACACACCCTTGGCTTTTTTGAAATGGCTTGCATTTGTAAGTGGTGATAAAAATTCCTCGGACGGTTTGGGGTGGATGTTGAATGACTTAAGCTGAATTTTAAGTCTTATTGGTTGAAATGACTTTAAGCCTGAAGGTTAAAAATAggtccttatttttattttgtccttAGGTGGGAACATCCGTCTAATCCAAGCTGCAATAGCATTGTCTCATATTAGGCATGTAACACATGACATATATCCTTCTACTCCTGTCATATTCTGTGGGGATTTTAATAGCACACCATCAAGTGGAGCATATAGTTTCATCAGTTGTGGCAGCATTGCTGAAGAGCATGAGGATTGGGGCTCAAATGGAGAAGAGCAGCGGTGCACAATGTCTTTAGCCCATCCATTCAGACTGAAAAGTGCTTGTGGAGAACCAGCTTATACTAATTACGTTGGAGGCTTTCATGGATGTTTGGACTACATTTTCATTGATGCAAATGCTTTAGAGGTTGAACAAGTAATTCCACTGCCAAGTCATGAAGAAGTAACCACTCATCAGGCCTTACCAAGCGTTTCACACCCTTCAGATCATATAGCACTAATATGTGACTTAAAGTGGAAGTAGACTAAAAAAAAGTTGGTATCTGTTCCTTTCTCTTAAGCAAGAAATTTGGGCTACTTAGGAGAATTCAACTTGAATCCTGGCTTGGCTACCAGCTTTTACAAAAGATAATTGGATAAAATGTGTTTATATGCCTATTTAGGAATGTTAAACCAGATTTTCATCTCTCTGTAACTTGTCATAACCAGAATGTTCTTATGGCAAACACTCCCCCTTTTTTACACTAATAAGGAAAGCAATCAATGTTTAATGCTTCTTTTAAAGTTAAATTATCTTGTTTCCTTTTCATATGGTTTTTAAGAATATTTTGTTTAAACTGAATTTATATAAGAATTGGAACAACTAGAAGGGTTTTGGTATTCTCAGCAAGTAGTATGCCCTGTCAATATATTGCTGTTGCCTTTTGAAAAGATATTCCTTGACAAGCTGCCAAAATTGAATACACTTATGTTGACCCTACACAAATGTCCATATCAAAAGTTAGCATTCCAAAAATGATTTGACACAATTACCTGCTCTCAggcaatgttggggggggggctgtccatGTAAACCAAAATAATtgtgcttaaataaataaaaatcatgatTATATGTTAAAgtgttgatttccccccccccaagagtatGTAAAAGGTAATCTACAGTGATTCTGAAGTCTTTTGATAATGTACTGAAGTGTAAACAGAACTTGAAAAATACAGGTTGTCTCATTTGCTCTTAATACTGCAATTGATTTATTTTTCTAGTTGGCTGTGTCTCTATGCAATGAAGTTCTGAATTTCCAGTTATGCATGCTTCACCGCATAGAAATGATTCACTTCAAAATGTCATGTTATGTATGATACAGGGCCACTTTGGGGTGAGAGGATAAATCTGTGTACATGTTATATATTTGGGAAAAGTGACATGGGAGGAAAAGTCTACAAGAGAAAGTTGCAGTAGTGTAGTCACAAGTTGACTAGAGCACAAGTTTAAGCAACAGGTAAATGAGTATGGGAACACAAATGCCCTCGAAAAAGGGAGTGGACTGTATAAAccttcatatatatatactgtaggtTCTGATATGTTTGTACCTTGTTAAATGAGTCTATTGCTTTGCTCAGCTGTATGAGCATAGTGGCCCCTCCAAGAACTGTTGAAGACAAAATGTGGGCAGCCCCAATGTGTACAATCTTGCATGAACACGTGAAAAAATAACAGATTTATCTGCTAATAACAGTGATTAAGAGGGAGAACACTACTGATTTGATCTTCCCCCAGTTCTGCTATCATACTACTTGGAGCTAAACCATGGTCTGTCTGAACCTGGGCCTTAATGCCAAGGTTtgttgtaaccaaggtttgttcttggcttacctaAGCTTGCACTAAGCCAAACTAGGGCTCAGCTGTTGGTAATGTGCAGTAGGAGGACCATGGGAAAGGTGAAGCAGCCCTGGTTTAGCCTGCGAATAGCCGCACACATTCATGCTTTGGCATGGTTTGCCTTAGTGCTGCATGCAGACTGGGCCATTGTATGCATACAAATGCTTAGAAGCCCTCCTTTGTGTGGTATCTGTGGTGGTTTAAAGAGCTCAGTGATATTGGAGACAGGGCTCGTGTGTGTGGCCCTTAAACCATCTGTGTTGGGCGTTGCATGTTCAGGAAAATGCCTGAATGGACTTCACCACCTTACTTATCCATACTTATCCAAGTCTTTCCCTAACCTCTGCCTGTTGTTAATCAGGTGTAGGTTACCCACTCTGTTCCCTCTTTAAATCCCTCTTTAACTGtgccttattattttttaacagtcCATGTCTTTGCTCCTTGACCTTGCTTGTTATTGCCAAGCAATCCCCAAAGCACTTTTACGGTTGTTGCAGGTTGATTTTAAGTGTCTGCAGTTAAACATCTGTGGTTTCAGCATACTATTGGTAGGAGTGTTAAATAAGAATAAGTGCCAGAAATACCACTCTAAATGTTTTTGTCCAAGGAGGGGAgctaacctgtggccatccagatattgcatttaatcagccccagccagcatggtcaacaaGAGTTAGtttgccaacatctggagggaaaaaGATTAGCTGCTCCTGGATTAAGATTTGCTAGATCAACCAGAAGAAACCTGGAAAGATACTTGTTCATACTTCTTGCAAATAGAAGCAAACAGCTGCTTACCTATTTCTACCTTTACTTTTAAATTTGTTACATGAAAATGGAAAATACAGTCTGACAAACTGTCTGCTATACTATATACCATGAAAGgtgatataaatataaaaatataagagGTGGAACAGAGAGGGTCTGCCATTTTAGAGTCAAAATATATGCCCATTCCTGGGTACAGCATTATATTCCAGAACCTTCTTTAAGAATGAGAATCCTGGATAGTTTTCAAGCTTTGAGCAAGCTAACCCGTATTTGATGCATTTTATGTTACCCCTCATATGTAAAAAATAAACTGGCAATACTTAAGATCTAACAAATCTATGCTATGATTATAGGTATAACCTAAATTATAGGCATACTCTTGTAATATTAATACAGCCACTGTGTCTAGTGAATTTCCATCATGAAATATTCACCCTCCAATTGGTGTTACTTCTGCCACATTCAACAAGCTTCAAAACCTTACTTTGCCATTGGCCTTTCAGCTGTATTCTTTCCTACACTACCACATACTTCAGTAGATCAGTTTTATTTATGCTTCTCCTCTAGCATGGCTGTAGTAAATCAACTTGTTTCAAGATGCTCTTCAGAACATGAatgtcccaaacactgcaaacctccAGCATAGGATGGAAGAATTACTAAGCTCTAAGCCCAGCAGCATATAACCTTTAACCTTTACTGTCAATCTTCTCCACCTCTTGTGAATTCCTGATTTGGCCTATTACTGACCCGAGTGTTGTGTAACAATGCCACATTTTATATTCTTTTATAaagaatgtggtggtggtggtgggagaaaagAGTGGGGGATTCTGGTATGTCTGGTGATGTGATGGTGGATCTCACCCATGGTAAACTATATAGACACTATATTGAACAGGTATGGGGAGACCTCAAGCTTTTAGCCTCCAACTCCTGTCAAGGATGGTCAAACCCTACACCAAAGGATAAAAGGACATAAATCTGGTATCGGGAATCAAAAGACAGAAAAACCAgaaggagaacacttcaatctcccaggagaTCTCAATGTAGCTGTCTTATTaccaaagaatttcagaaatagactgaaaagagaagttgctgaattgcaacttattaccaaacttaaaaccatggagagacctggtctgaatagagacattggattcttatctcattatacatgataaagctatttttagccatctcaccccttgctttttcctgtaagaccaattgcagtcattaacagtcaacaggtttaccacagtTATTAGCCAATcgcccattcccaccacccttccgagttatacccctccccaccctctcactatatacaagggtctggtgacttctgtttcagtgtatctgaggaaatgtgcatgcacacgaaagctcataccaataacaaacttagttggtctctagggtgctactggaaggatttttttaaattttgtttcgacaaCAGCAGAcgaacatggctacctacctgtaactaaaagGATGGCAATTGTAATCCAACATATAGAGAGCAACAAGTTCCCTGCACCTGACACAAAGTAAATACTAATTGGCCCTATGACAGAAGCAACAGGGCGGATTGTAATTATCAGAGATACAAAAAGAACAGAGGTGTCAAGATTCCAGACACAACTGCAGAAGCTGTGTATTTCACAAAATGTCATGTTCAGATTTCTGTTCAAGCATGTGCTATCTCACAGGGTTTCTGCAAGGTGGCAATTCAACACATGCTTGAATTAATTGTCTGGAGAAAGTGCATGATTCAGatgtgttaaaaataaatggttcCCTTTACACTTACTGCTGCTACGTGTAGAGCAGTCAATGTTGCACACCTTAGACTGCAGAAGCATGAAGTTGCTGTGAGAGTCTCTTGCAAAGCACACTAATTTTcactttataaaggtaaaggaacccctgaacgttaggtccagttgtggctgactctggggttgcggcactcatctcgctttattggccgagggagccggcgtacagcttctgggtcatgtggccagcatgactaagccgcttctggcgaaccagagcagtgcacgaaaacacaGTTTACCTGGAGGGgcacctatttatccacttgcactttgatgtgcttttgaactgctaggttggcaggagcagggaccgagcaacgggagctcaccctgtcgcagagaTTTggaccgctgaccttccaatcagcaagccctaggctcattggtttagaccacaaagaTTAAACATGAACATCCAAGACATTTCAAAAGCAACTGCGCCTGTCCTATATGATGAGTTATCCCATAAATACTGCATGAAGTGCCCTCAGCCTGGTGAGGACTTAAAATCTCTTATTGTAACTCTAtataccagggatgtccaaccagtagatcgtgatctaccggtagatccctggctgatcctggtagacTGGGATCCTTATCATGTACAAAAAGTTATGGGGGAAAGGCTAAAAAActgtgcaatcctcccccccaaaagctcaactctgggcaatccacccaccccacacacgctcctcctccctccaatgacaatggatagatcactgccagttttttttatactgggagtagatcacagtctcttgggagttggacatgcctgctatataCCAACTTAACTACAATAAGAATTCAGGGAGGTCCTTACTGCAGATAATGATACAGCATTggaatctaatacagtggtaccttggttcttgaagttaatccattccgggagtccgttcgactcctgaaacctttcGAAAACCAAGGAGTGGCTTCTGAttcgctgcaggagcttcctgcacttaagTGAAAGCCGTGTCAGACATTCAGTTTCCGagaaacgttcacaaaccagaacacttacttccgggtttgtcgcatttgggagccgatttgttctgacaactaagccgtttgagaaccaaaatACCACTGGATTTCTGGTTTACTGTATTTCCTCTCAATGTGCCAGTTCTGAATTTGGCTGGAGtaaaatgggggcagggggaggaaaggaacaCTGAAAACTCTGTTTAGGAAAGAGGGATATGAGAGTAAAATACAGACGATGTTAGATTTTCTAAGCAAGTGAACTACAGGAAAAGGGTTGATAGCAAGCACAATGCAGTCCTCTCCAATTAAGTATGAAACTGACACACTATTTGGGCAGTTTGTACTTTATTACAATTTTCAACTGTTAGTACTCTCATATCTGGACGTTTTAATTTAGATTTACAGCTTCAAAAAACACTTTTACAGGATTTTAGTCTTGATGATTAACCAACTACACTGTACACAAGTTTAACTGCCCATCTTAATTTTTTGCCAAATTGAAAACAATTCAAAGGCTATTCAGATCTGTGTTTGTGTTCAAAGTACAGAAAAAACTCCGTTTATTGAAAAAGAATAATCTGTCACACATTCATATTATCAGTTCCACAAACTTAAGATTCAAGGAGCATACACAAAGCTATAcatctgtttcatttttattaagaATAATTCTTAGTAGGTTATGAAGAAATTAATCCATTGAGTCTGAAGAATTTTCCAAAATCTGTCTTCATGAAGATATGTTCACCAATAAACAGTAAACCTTAGCAGAACTATTATACACTGGGCAAAACAGGCTGATATCAAAAAGCAACATGcaacaacagaaaaaaagatacaataTAAAGGAAGACAATCTGCTGAATATTGAAAACCTCAAAGAGCTTGTTGCAACTGGCACAAAAATGTTCTACCAATCAGATTCAATtcacacaaaggcaaaagtgggttgACAGAACCCAAGGGGTTAATTAAATGTTCCTCAGTGCAGAATATTTGAATAGTGTTTTAGAGCATTTTTCTGACGAACAATAATAGGAAGTGTTTTtataagagagagaaataaatataaatggaaTGCTAGATTAAGTCAGCAGACTGTCTTAAGGAATGAAGTAAGATATCAgtaacttaaagaagaaaagggggaaatctttttaaaatgtacttaATTTAATTGGGGCTCAAGAAGCATTCAAACAGATTTCAAAAGTCACAACTATATTCAGGCATTTAGGCTAACAATAGAAGTAAAAATCAGAAGATACACTTTTTCCAAATTAAGGAGTTTTCTTTTTAACCCAAGCATATTGTTACCCTGGCAACATATAGCTTGGGTGAAGAATAATTGGCAACAAAATAAGTCAAAATGCTGTAATATCCTGCCCAAACCAGTTCCAGATACTGTACTGTATAATAACCAAGATGCAAACTAATTTTGATGTAACAAGCCTAGACCACTTATATCAAACATGTCCCTGGTGCGAAAGTCATCCAGTTAGCGCTTTGATAGCTCATTTGACAGCCAGTCAAGTCCCTCATACAGACCAGTTCCTTGTGTAGCACAGGTAGCTTGAACATACCACTGTTGGGaatgagaaagtgaaatatttaataTCATACAGTCCATTTTTGAGCACGTTACAGCTCTCCAAGACAATATTCTCATGCCCATCCCCACATCATGCAAGGCAAATTCAAACATCAGAACATAAAGAAGCTCACTTGGCCAAGGCATAGATTAGAACACGGCAGAAAGACCAAGTAAAGTGAAAAACTAGAAGGGCAACACAGGCATTATGAAATCTCCAGCTGAAACATCAAATGAAAGGTCTTAAAGAGCCATCACTCAGCATAAAGGGAATGTAGTCAGTCCATAGAGCTGCTTTAGACAGGAACATACAAGCAGGACATTCCACCACCCAAAAATGTAAAGGGGTAAGACAGATGCCATCtcaagtaaacacacacacacacaatttttactGTATGGAACTATGACTAATTATGACTATCAGAAAAGATAAATAGTAGTCATTTTCTCTGCGCAAATGCATGATAAcagaacagtaaaggtaaagtaaaggaacccctgaccattaggtccagttgtggccgaccctggggttgcagcactcatctcgctttattggctgagggagccggcatgtggccagcatgactaagctgcttctggcgaaccagagcagcgcatggaaatgccatttaccttcccgccggagtggtacctatttatctacttgcactttgacgtgctttcgaactgctaggttggcaggagcagggaccgagcaacgggagctcacaccgtcaagGTGATTCgatctgccgaccttctgatcggcaagtcctaggctctgtggtttaacccacagcgccacccgcgtcccttttaacaGAACAGTACTAGCTCCAAGAACAACCTTCAGTGATTTAAAACCTAGCAGAGGAACTCAACAGTTTGGATCCAAGGATAGCCTTTGTTAGGCATTTCTACCTACATAGAATGGGAAAGAAAAGCGCTTGCTATTCATACGTTCCAACCCACAGAATATATCAAGATAGGGAGAAAGCCACATGGCAAACTATTTTTGCTTTACGGTACTTACAGTTCTGTTGCGCAGGGACTGAAGGCCTAGTTTATCTGTCATTTCACTTATTGCCATGGCATTTGGCAAGTCTTGTTTGTTTGCAAAGAGAAGCAGCACTGCATCTCTCAACTCGTCTTCCTGAAGCTGGAGGAGGAAACACCATGCTAGTTATTTCCCCTGTTGATAGTTGTTACCACCAAAAGTACAAGTTAGGGAGGCTTCGGGGCTGGCAATATTTTTGTCCTTCACATTTCTCCCAGTGGTTTTCCGTAGCTAGTTGATTTAGTTACTATCAGTGCATGTAAGCAACTCAGACAAGAAACACTATGTCAAGTTAGGGTGATAGTTGCAAGAAGGATTTCACTGAAACCACATACGGATGTTCTGAGAAGCACCACCTCTCATATTATTGCTTCTAAACACAGAACAGTGCATCCTAACATCCCACGCTAAAATATCTGATGTTTTTGTAAATTAACCCCTCGATTTTATTAGATATGGAGGACTAAACCATCGGAGTCAGACACAGAAGGAGCTCAGATTGAGTTAGCGGCAGTTACCATTTTCTGGAGttcttctgctgcttcctggATTCTCTCTCTGTCGTTGCTATCTACCACAAAAATGAGACCCTGAAAAGAAAGTGTATTTCTCATCAAGCTTGTTTGACATCTGAAATACCATTCAAATAAAATCTGAAGTCACCATTATAGAGATATTTAATGAATCTTTACTCCTGTGACAAATGGGAATATATGCAAGAAATCAGAAGGTATCAGAGACCAAAGATCCATGCAAACTATTCTATCACAATGGGCTAACACCTCAGAAGGGCCAGGGACACTAACAGTTTAGTCtcattgtttatttttaaagcaacagtAACATATTACAACTTCTAGCAGAAAGCAATACTCTCTTCACCAGAGGAATTATTGTGACAGTGTCATCCAAGTCAACATGAatacaaacatttttatttgcaaTTCACAAAGTTGTCACAGCAGGCTGCCAAGAGTGCTTCTACATCACTAGGATGGTTTGGCTATAATAGTTGTTGCAATGCATGGAACAGTTACGCCAAGTCACGTTGTTCAGATGCAATGATGATGGTGAATGAAATTTCTTCCCTACCACAAGTATAGGTTTTCAAAATATGCACCAATTAGTGAATAGTCAGGCTTGGCTCATGTTTTCCCCCAGCTGTGATCCACAGACCTCATTGCTGTTTCACTGCTGGTAATTTTTCGTAAAATTGCAGCAAAAAGTATTTGAACTGCCTGGTCAGAGAGAGGCAGCTGTTCACTCTGCAAGCCCAACAGGTAAGAGAGAGAACCATCAATAAACTACACCCACCCACCTGACAGGGGCCATTAGTCTCCAGAGGTATACTATTTTCATTGATGCAGTTAGTGATTTGTCTGTGGCAAGGACATAATTGGCTCTTGAACTCAGATCATTATTTGCTTGGCCTCTGAAGAACCAACTTGAGCATACATCCTACTACGTGCACAAGGCCATTAAAAGACTGCACAAACAGatgtctccctccctctgcccactCAGAGCCCATGTGCCCCCAAAATATGTTTgagggtcccccaaccctctgaagcAAAATCTGAATGTATATGGAGGGCTGCAGGGAGCAAGAGAGGAAGCACAGCCTACTTATTAGTTTGAGGAAGGGTGACAAAGAGCACATGGAACCATATTTTCCTTTTAGGCATAACTGAATGCAAATTATTGCCTATTAAAACCTTGGACAGCT comes from Podarcis raffonei isolate rPodRaf1 chromosome 2, rPodRaf1.pri, whole genome shotgun sequence and encodes:
- the ARF4 gene encoding ADP-ribosylation factor 4, yielding MGLTISSLFSRLFGKKQMRILMVGLDAAGKTTILYKLKLGEIVTTIPTIGFNVETVEYKNICFTVWDVGGQDKIRPLWRHYFQNTQGLIFVVDSNDRERIQEAAEELQKMLQEDELRDAVLLLFANKQDLPNAMAISEMTDKLGLQSLRNRTWYVQATCATQGTGLYEGLDWLSNELSKR